Proteins from a genomic interval of Microbacterium phyllosphaerae:
- a CDS encoding DUF6049 family protein: protein MTATTPENGLRTRLQRLARGTVISAIVLGMCGLGATNAVAASDSDTDETPAAELFVSAGVRGTVSPGSATTASLTVQNDATSQLSAGRVTVELNRTPLTDEAAVTTWLEDAEATGAFDQLGADTTAPVEPESSVTSSLFIPPETLGALAPGVYALRATLTGAQPDGQDASEAVTSTSVLVVSAAANPPVAVMVPITATPVDGALLTAEELTALTAQDGSLTAVLEGVRGTSAILAIDPAIVASIKVLGSAAPQSAQEWLQQLDALPNERFALQFGDADATTQSQAGLPQLLQPTTLTPFLTPANFTSPPEETPSPTPTPTETPSEEPDPADGPVLPDDAELTAVEGATPGTLWPRSDVSATDLATFAAYLPDGAVTVLSSTTVSGAVGARATVGAQNVLVSDAATSDALSDAANEEDPALRQRSLAEASAHLYLSGQASPGTPRLVGLDRDETRTAEALNDAIAAVDSLGFGLTSVLAAAPTAVTLTAEADVTRATSLQRMLDSEVVLGEFATILDDRQLLLSPKRIQIMRATAVGLSEDRFDEAVAAVNTATTDTLASVDIPPASTIQLLSANADLPFSVRNDLPWPVNIELSVKPSDPRLDVQSVTPWTIQPGTTTRVKVPVSARVGSGEVTLALQLSSPTGVPISQPETVRVSVRAEWEAIGLGVLGALIVLLLGLGIIRTVRRRRREALAQDAPEPDADADAVAVEESNE from the coding sequence ATGACCGCGACCACCCCCGAGAACGGCCTCCGCACGCGCCTGCAGCGCCTGGCACGCGGAACCGTCATCTCGGCGATCGTTCTCGGCATGTGCGGGCTCGGTGCGACGAACGCCGTGGCGGCGAGCGACTCCGACACCGATGAGACCCCTGCCGCCGAGCTGTTCGTGTCGGCGGGGGTACGCGGGACCGTCTCTCCCGGCAGCGCCACGACGGCATCCCTGACGGTGCAGAACGATGCGACGTCGCAGCTGTCGGCCGGGCGCGTGACCGTCGAGCTGAACCGCACGCCTCTCACCGATGAGGCCGCCGTGACCACCTGGTTGGAGGATGCCGAGGCCACCGGCGCATTCGATCAGCTCGGTGCCGACACCACCGCGCCGGTCGAGCCCGAATCGTCCGTGACCTCGAGTCTGTTCATCCCCCCGGAGACACTCGGCGCCCTGGCTCCCGGCGTCTATGCGCTGCGAGCGACTCTCACGGGCGCGCAGCCCGACGGACAGGATGCCTCAGAGGCCGTGACCTCGACATCCGTGCTCGTGGTCTCCGCCGCCGCGAACCCGCCGGTCGCCGTCATGGTGCCGATCACGGCGACACCGGTCGACGGAGCTCTTCTCACTGCGGAGGAGCTGACCGCGCTCACCGCGCAGGACGGTTCGCTCACCGCCGTCCTCGAAGGCGTCCGCGGCACCTCGGCGATCCTCGCGATCGACCCGGCCATCGTCGCGTCGATCAAGGTCCTCGGATCTGCAGCACCCCAGAGCGCACAGGAGTGGCTGCAGCAGCTCGACGCACTGCCGAACGAGCGTTTCGCCCTGCAGTTCGGCGATGCGGATGCCACGACCCAGTCGCAGGCGGGTCTCCCCCAGCTCCTGCAGCCGACGACGCTCACTCCCTTCCTCACCCCGGCGAACTTCACCTCGCCTCCCGAAGAGACGCCCTCACCGACTCCCACTCCGACGGAGACTCCGAGCGAGGAGCCCGACCCTGCCGACGGCCCGGTGCTGCCGGACGATGCCGAGCTCACCGCCGTCGAAGGCGCCACTCCCGGCACCCTGTGGCCGCGCAGCGACGTCTCCGCCACGGACCTGGCGACCTTCGCCGCCTACCTGCCCGACGGCGCCGTCACGGTCCTGTCCTCGACGACGGTCAGCGGTGCCGTCGGCGCCCGCGCGACCGTCGGCGCACAGAACGTACTCGTGTCGGATGCGGCCACCTCCGATGCCCTGTCCGATGCCGCGAACGAAGAGGACCCCGCCCTTCGCCAGCGCTCGCTCGCAGAGGCCAGCGCTCACCTCTATCTGTCCGGCCAGGCGAGCCCCGGGACGCCTCGCCTCGTCGGCCTCGACCGTGACGAGACGCGCACCGCCGAGGCGCTGAACGACGCGATCGCCGCCGTCGACTCGCTCGGATTCGGACTCACGAGCGTGCTCGCCGCCGCTCCCACCGCCGTCACTCTGACCGCCGAGGCCGATGTCACGCGGGCGACGTCGCTGCAGCGGATGCTCGACAGCGAGGTCGTGCTCGGAGAGTTCGCGACGATCCTCGACGATCGCCAGCTCCTGCTGAGTCCCAAGCGCATCCAGATCATGCGCGCGACGGCGGTGGGCCTGAGCGAGGACCGATTCGATGAAGCGGTCGCAGCGGTGAACACCGCGACCACCGACACGCTCGCCTCCGTCGACATCCCCCCGGCGAGCACCATCCAGCTGCTCTCCGCCAATGCCGACCTGCCGTTCTCGGTGCGCAACGATCTGCCGTGGCCGGTGAACATCGAGCTCAGCGTCAAGCCCAGCGACCCGCGCCTCGATGTGCAGTCGGTGACCCCCTGGACGATCCAGCCCGGAACCACCACCAGGGTCAAGGTTCCCGTGTCCGCCCGCGTCGGCAGCGGCGAGGTCACCCTGGCGCTGCAGCTCTCGAGCCCCACCGGGGTGCCCATCAGCCAGCCGGAGACGGTCCGCGTCTCGGTGCGCGCCGAATGGGAGGCCATCGGACTCGGCGTCCTCGGCGCCCTCATCGTGCTGCTGCTCGGCCTGGGCATCATCCGCACCGTCCGCCGTCGACGCCGCGAAGCCCTCGCGCAGGACGCACCTGAACCGGATGCCGACGCGGATGCCGTCGCCGTCGAGGAGTCGAATGAGTAG
- the murJ gene encoding murein biosynthesis integral membrane protein MurJ → MSSLGRASAVIAAGTMVSRVTGLLRSIVLVGVLGSISQAADAFTVANQLPNSVFQLISVGVLTAVIVPQIVKATAKPDGGGAFISKMFTLGVVVLLICTAIAMLAAPGLVLLATSDKQQELRALATALAYWCLPQILFYGIYALLGETLNARRIFGPFTWAPVVNNVVSIAGFLALGALFGNVPTRAAAWTPEMTAMLGGTATLGIVLQALVLLVFWRRTGLSLRPDFRWRGAGLGTVGRLAGWTLLMALAGIAAGFFQTSIATAVSGTDASTTVMANAWLVFMLPYSVIVLSIGTPYFTQISEHAAAGRDDEVRADISRSIRTLVFFIMAAIAAVAAATLPASRVFTRSVDESFAAAPVLIAYLIGLLPLTILFIVQRTFYAYDDTRTPFWFTIFQCTLVVGTALLASFLYAADVLPASLLAAAVALGQSIASTLQTLLAIWLLHRKIGGLRIGSWMLAIGRFALAAIPAGAAGWGVFLLMGGDDGWTLQSQLFGALGTCIIGAAVVVVYIGILALLRAPELKVAGSMLRRFLPGR, encoded by the coding sequence ATGAGTAGTCTCGGTCGTGCCAGCGCCGTCATCGCTGCGGGCACCATGGTGTCTCGAGTCACCGGCCTGCTGCGCAGCATCGTACTCGTCGGCGTTCTCGGATCGATCTCGCAGGCTGCTGACGCTTTCACTGTGGCGAACCAGCTTCCCAACAGCGTGTTCCAGCTGATCTCGGTGGGTGTGCTGACAGCCGTGATCGTGCCGCAGATCGTGAAGGCCACTGCCAAGCCCGACGGCGGTGGCGCGTTCATCTCGAAGATGTTCACGCTCGGTGTCGTGGTGCTCCTGATCTGCACCGCGATCGCCATGCTCGCGGCTCCCGGCCTCGTGTTGCTCGCGACATCCGACAAGCAGCAGGAACTGCGCGCCCTCGCGACGGCGCTGGCCTACTGGTGCCTGCCTCAGATCCTCTTCTATGGCATCTACGCGCTGCTCGGCGAGACGCTCAACGCGCGTCGCATCTTCGGCCCGTTCACGTGGGCGCCAGTCGTCAACAACGTCGTGTCGATCGCGGGCTTCCTCGCGCTCGGCGCTCTGTTCGGCAACGTGCCCACGAGGGCCGCGGCCTGGACGCCCGAGATGACCGCCATGCTCGGCGGCACCGCCACACTCGGCATCGTGCTTCAGGCGCTCGTGCTGCTCGTGTTCTGGCGACGCACCGGCCTCTCGCTGCGCCCGGACTTCCGCTGGCGCGGCGCCGGTCTCGGCACCGTCGGACGACTCGCCGGGTGGACGCTGCTGATGGCCCTCGCCGGCATCGCCGCGGGATTCTTCCAGACCAGCATCGCCACGGCCGTCTCCGGTACCGACGCCTCCACGACTGTGATGGCGAACGCCTGGCTCGTCTTCATGCTCCCGTATTCGGTCATCGTGCTGTCGATTGGAACGCCCTACTTCACGCAGATCAGTGAGCATGCGGCGGCCGGCCGCGACGACGAGGTTCGAGCGGACATCAGCCGCAGCATCCGCACCCTGGTGTTCTTCATCATGGCTGCGATCGCCGCCGTCGCCGCCGCCACGCTTCCAGCATCGCGCGTGTTCACCCGATCTGTCGACGAGAGCTTCGCGGCGGCTCCGGTGCTCATCGCGTACCTCATCGGGCTCCTCCCGCTCACGATCCTCTTCATCGTCCAGCGCACCTTCTATGCCTACGACGACACACGCACGCCGTTCTGGTTCACGATCTTCCAGTGCACTCTTGTCGTCGGCACGGCCCTGCTCGCGTCGTTCCTCTACGCCGCCGACGTCCTCCCCGCCAGCCTTCTGGCCGCCGCCGTCGCTCTCGGGCAATCGATCGCAAGCACGCTGCAGACACTTCTCGCCATCTGGTTGCTGCACCGCAAGATCGGCGGCCTCCGGATCGGATCCTGGATGCTGGCGATCGGTCGGTTCGCTCTCGCGGCGATCCCCGCCGGCGCCGCCGGGTGGGGCGTCTTCCTGCTCATGGGCGGCGACGACGGCTGGACCCTGCAGAGTCAACTCTTCGGCGCCCTCGGCACGTGCATCATCGGCGCCGCCGTGGTGGTCGTCTACATCGGCATCCTGGCACTCCTCCGTGCGCCCGAGCTCAAGGTCGCGGGCTCCATGCTGCGGCGCTTCCTGCCCGGTCGCTGA
- the trxB gene encoding thioredoxin-disulfide reductase: protein MRQVIIIGSGPAGFTAAIYAARANLKPLLIASTVEVGGELMNTTEVENYPGFPDGIQGPELMAKFQEQAEKFGTEVVYDDVTELDLAGPVKKVTLGSGTVHETQSLIYATGSAYRKLGIEGEERLSGYGVSWCATCDGFFFREKTIAVVGGGDSAMEEATFLTRFAEKVYVIHRKDSLRASKIMQERAFANEKIEFVWNSEVAEILGGDAVSGVQLRNTLDGTLSDLALDGLFIAIGNDPRTHLVHDKLELTAEGTIWVDGRSSKTSVPGVFAAGDVIDPTYRQAITAAGSGTVAALDAEHFLADLEDASVEFPAAEAAEIITA from the coding sequence ATGCGTCAGGTCATCATCATCGGTTCCGGTCCTGCCGGATTCACCGCCGCCATCTACGCGGCGCGCGCGAACCTCAAGCCGCTGCTCATCGCGAGCACGGTCGAGGTCGGCGGAGAGCTGATGAACACCACCGAGGTCGAGAACTACCCGGGCTTCCCCGACGGGATCCAGGGGCCCGAGCTCATGGCGAAGTTCCAGGAGCAGGCTGAGAAGTTCGGTACCGAGGTCGTCTACGACGATGTCACCGAGCTCGATCTCGCCGGTCCCGTCAAGAAGGTCACGCTCGGCAGCGGAACCGTCCACGAGACCCAGTCGCTCATCTACGCGACCGGCTCGGCCTACCGCAAGCTGGGCATCGAGGGCGAAGAGCGTCTCTCGGGCTACGGCGTCTCGTGGTGCGCCACGTGCGACGGCTTCTTCTTCCGGGAGAAGACGATCGCGGTCGTCGGCGGCGGCGACTCTGCGATGGAAGAGGCGACGTTCCTCACCCGCTTCGCGGAGAAGGTCTACGTCATCCACCGCAAGGACTCCCTGCGTGCCTCGAAGATCATGCAGGAGCGTGCCTTCGCGAACGAGAAGATCGAGTTCGTGTGGAACAGCGAGGTCGCCGAGATCCTCGGTGGCGACGCCGTCTCGGGCGTCCAGCTGCGCAACACGCTCGACGGCACGCTCAGCGACCTCGCCCTCGACGGCCTGTTCATCGCGATCGGCAACGACCCGCGTACGCACCTCGTGCACGACAAGCTCGAGCTCACGGCCGAGGGAACCATCTGGGTCGACGGCCGTTCGTCGAAGACCTCGGTTCCCGGCGTCTTCGCCGCCGGCGACGTCATCGACCCCACCTACCGCCAGGCCATCACCGCTGCCGGATCCGGCACAGTCGCGGCCCTCGACGCCGAGCACTTCCTCGCGGATCTCGAGGATGCCTCCGTCGAGTTCCCGGCAGCGGAAGCCGCCGAGATCATCACCGCCTGA
- the trxA gene encoding thioredoxin, whose product MSAKATSQATWEQDVLQAEGPVLVDFWAEWCGPCRMVAPVLDQIQADNPDKITILKLNVDENPQLAMKYQITSIPAMKVFQGGEVKTTIIGAKPKPALEQDLAAFIG is encoded by the coding sequence ATGAGTGCAAAGGCTACGAGCCAGGCGACCTGGGAGCAGGACGTTCTGCAGGCCGAAGGTCCCGTCCTCGTGGACTTCTGGGCCGAGTGGTGCGGACCGTGTCGTATGGTCGCCCCCGTTCTGGACCAGATCCAGGCGGACAACCCCGACAAGATCACCATCCTCAAGCTGAACGTGGACGAGAACCCGCAGCTGGCGATGAAGTACCAGATCACCTCGATCCCCGCGATGAAGGTGTTCCAGGGCGGTGAGGTCAAGACGACCATCATCGGCGCCAAGCCGAAGCCGGCCCTCGAGCAGGATCTCGCAGCCTTCATCGGCTGA
- a CDS encoding GrpB family protein: MPRMLLTYDPAWADQFASIAAEIRGQTDADWVIEHIGSTAIPGMRAKPVIDLAIRIRDLEEFETHLPALEAAGWRRGSAVRTHPVMIREADGIRSAIAHFFVAGEWDAANQRILRDWLRAHPDDVERYSHAKCDAVAAAARGRSTYNAAKTPVIQEIVDRARIARGLPSVPVYDK, encoded by the coding sequence ATGCCCAGGATGCTTCTCACCTACGACCCCGCCTGGGCGGATCAGTTTGCGAGCATCGCCGCTGAGATCCGCGGTCAGACGGATGCCGACTGGGTGATCGAGCACATCGGGTCGACGGCCATCCCGGGGATGCGGGCGAAGCCCGTCATCGACCTGGCGATCAGGATCCGTGATCTCGAGGAGTTCGAGACGCACCTGCCGGCGCTGGAGGCCGCAGGATGGCGACGGGGCAGCGCCGTGCGCACGCATCCCGTCATGATTCGCGAAGCCGACGGCATCCGCAGCGCGATCGCGCACTTCTTCGTCGCGGGGGAATGGGATGCCGCGAACCAGCGGATCCTCCGAGACTGGCTGCGCGCGCACCCGGATGATGTGGAGCGGTACTCGCATGCGAAGTGCGATGCGGTGGCGGCCGCTGCGCGGGGGCGTTCGACGTACAACGCGGCCAAGACCCCGGTGATCCAGGAGATCGTCGATCGCGCCCGAATCGCTCGCGGGCTGCCGTCTGTGCCGGTGTACGACAAGTAG
- a CDS encoding tryptophan synthase subunit alpha, which translates to MTEHVPRRASLEVLRAEASDELAVLIQERLLSGEDPWEFMEELPSVDELVVYLLRADNINANDGVRPNEARHYRVLRQIALEYPELTPAVWGLLDEKQRHRRWDPTVADAS; encoded by the coding sequence ATGACCGAGCACGTTCCCCGTCGCGCCAGCCTGGAAGTGCTGCGAGCAGAGGCGTCGGACGAACTCGCGGTGCTCATTCAGGAGCGTCTTCTCAGCGGAGAGGATCCCTGGGAGTTCATGGAGGAGCTGCCGAGCGTCGACGAGCTCGTGGTGTACCTGCTGCGCGCCGACAACATCAACGCGAACGACGGTGTGCGCCCGAATGAGGCACGCCACTATCGCGTGCTGCGTCAGATCGCCCTGGAGTATCCGGAGCTCACACCGGCCGTGTGGGGTCTGCTCGACGAGAAGCAGCGCCATCGCCGCTGGGACCCGACGGTCGCCGACGCGTCCTGA
- a CDS encoding sugar porter family MFS transporter, whose product MSKPLNPEGVRRRVIAVSIAAALGGFLFGFDTAVINGAVDALAGNVSGFDLGVGLKGFAVSSALIGCAVGAWFAGPIANKRGRIPVMVVAAAMFFISAIGSGLAFSVVDLIIWRVIGGLGVGAASVIAPAYIAEVSPAAIRGRLGSLQQLAIVTGIFAALLSDALLANLAGAADQPLWGLTAWRWMFMVAAIPALVYGLMSLRLPESPRYLVRKGDLKKAADVLETVTGAVDVDAKIKEITSTIDTERKESLRDLRGSRLGLKPIVWVGILLSVFQQFVGINVIFYYSTTLWQSVGFDESSALLTSVITSVTNIVVTIVAILLVDKVGRRIMLLVGSVGMTVTLGLMAVAFSFGTLNAEGTATLPDPWATVALICANGFVVFFGATWGPLVWVLLGEIFPNSIRAGALAVAAAAQWAANFFISTTFPIFADIGLTFAYGFYAFFALLSFFFVYFKVPETKGKELEEMTDELKVERRGTRKAT is encoded by the coding sequence ATGTCAAAGCCGCTGAATCCAGAAGGTGTCCGACGCCGCGTCATAGCGGTCAGCATCGCCGCAGCGTTGGGCGGGTTCCTCTTCGGCTTCGACACAGCCGTGATCAACGGCGCCGTCGACGCTCTCGCAGGAAACGTCTCAGGATTCGATCTCGGGGTCGGACTGAAGGGCTTCGCCGTCTCGTCGGCTCTCATCGGCTGTGCGGTGGGCGCGTGGTTCGCAGGACCGATCGCGAACAAGCGCGGACGCATCCCCGTGATGGTCGTCGCCGCGGCCATGTTCTTCATCTCGGCGATCGGCTCCGGCCTCGCCTTCAGCGTCGTCGATCTCATCATCTGGCGTGTCATCGGCGGCCTCGGCGTGGGTGCGGCATCCGTCATCGCTCCCGCGTACATCGCGGAAGTCTCACCGGCCGCCATCCGAGGACGCCTGGGCTCACTGCAGCAGCTCGCCATCGTCACGGGTATCTTCGCGGCGCTGCTGTCGGATGCTCTGCTCGCGAATCTCGCCGGAGCGGCCGATCAGCCGCTGTGGGGGCTCACGGCCTGGCGCTGGATGTTCATGGTCGCCGCGATCCCTGCGCTCGTGTACGGGCTGATGTCTCTCAGACTTCCGGAATCACCGCGATATCTCGTGAGGAAGGGCGATCTGAAGAAGGCCGCTGACGTCCTCGAGACGGTGACCGGAGCGGTCGATGTCGACGCGAAGATCAAGGAGATCACCAGCACGATCGACACGGAGCGCAAGGAGTCGCTGCGCGACCTGCGGGGGAGCCGCCTGGGCCTGAAGCCCATCGTGTGGGTCGGCATCCTGCTGTCGGTGTTCCAGCAGTTCGTCGGCATCAACGTGATCTTCTATTACTCCACGACGCTGTGGCAGTCGGTCGGATTCGACGAGTCCAGCGCATTGCTCACCTCGGTCATCACCTCGGTGACGAACATCGTCGTGACGATCGTGGCGATCCTGCTCGTCGACAAGGTCGGACGCCGCATCATGCTGCTCGTCGGTTCGGTGGGCATGACGGTGACGCTCGGCCTGATGGCCGTCGCCTTCTCGTTCGGCACGCTGAACGCCGAAGGCACTGCGACTCTGCCCGACCCGTGGGCCACTGTGGCGCTCATCTGCGCGAACGGCTTCGTGGTGTTCTTCGGGGCCACATGGGGGCCGCTCGTCTGGGTGCTTCTGGGAGAGATCTTCCCGAACTCCATCCGTGCAGGAGCCCTCGCGGTCGCTGCGGCAGCCCAGTGGGCGGCGAACTTCTTCATCTCGACGACGTTCCCGATCTTCGCCGACATCGGCCTCACATTCGCCTACGGCTTCTACGCGTTCTTCGCTCTGCTGTCGTTCTTCTTCGTGTACTTCAAGGTTCCCGAGACCAAGGGCAAGGAGCTCGAAGAGATGACCGACGAGCTGAAGGTGGAGCGCCGGGGCACCCGCAAGGCCACGTAG
- a CDS encoding ParB/RepB/Spo0J family partition protein, whose product MAKRTGLGRGIGALIPTADQSERPVDVFFPGANLRPATEQTSDQPAAEADLEVVPGIHLIQIDPLKIVPNPRQPRTHFNPEDLAELVHSVREFGVLQPVVVRKNTEGEYELIMGERRTRAAREAGLAAIPAVVRETADEDLLRDALLENLHRSELNPLEEASAYQQLLEDFGITQEELATRIGRSRPQISNTIRLLKLPVPVQQRVAAGVLTAGHARAILSLETPEAMQRLADKVVNEDLSVRATELAAKTEPAAPGRTAKPTPGARRAYLDEVATNLGDRLNTRVKVSLGARKGQVTIDFASIQDLNRILEEIGQSGYGSA is encoded by the coding sequence ATGGCGAAGCGCACTGGACTGGGCCGGGGCATCGGTGCCCTCATCCCCACCGCGGATCAGTCTGAGCGGCCTGTGGATGTGTTCTTCCCCGGCGCGAACCTGCGCCCGGCGACGGAGCAGACCAGCGATCAGCCCGCCGCCGAGGCCGACCTCGAGGTGGTGCCGGGCATCCACCTGATCCAGATCGATCCTCTGAAGATCGTTCCGAACCCTCGTCAGCCGCGCACGCACTTCAACCCCGAAGACCTCGCTGAGCTTGTGCACAGCGTCCGGGAGTTCGGCGTGCTGCAGCCCGTGGTCGTCCGCAAGAACACCGAGGGTGAGTACGAGCTCATCATGGGAGAGCGGCGTACGCGTGCTGCCCGTGAGGCCGGCCTGGCGGCCATCCCCGCCGTCGTCCGTGAAACCGCCGACGAGGATCTCCTGCGCGACGCGCTTCTCGAGAACCTCCACCGGTCTGAGCTGAACCCTCTGGAAGAGGCATCCGCCTATCAGCAGCTCCTCGAGGACTTCGGCATCACGCAGGAAGAACTGGCCACCCGCATCGGCCGCTCGCGCCCGCAGATCAGCAACACGATCCGCCTTCTGAAGCTGCCGGTTCCCGTGCAGCAGCGTGTGGCCGCAGGTGTTCTGACAGCCGGCCACGCCCGCGCGATCCTCAGCCTCGAGACGCCCGAGGCCATGCAGCGTCTCGCCGACAAGGTCGTCAACGAAGACCTCTCGGTGCGAGCCACGGAGCTCGCCGCGAAGACCGAACCCGCCGCTCCCGGGCGCACCGCGAAGCCGACGCCGGGAGCCCGCCGTGCCTACCTCGACGAGGTCGCGACGAATCTCGGAGACCGACTCAACACGCGGGTCAAGGTCTCTCTCGGTGCTCGAAAAGGGCAGGTCACCATCGATTTCGCTTCCATCCAGGATCTGAATCGCATTCTCGAGGAGATCGGGCAATCCGGCTACGGCTCGGCGTGA
- a CDS encoding ParA family protein, producing the protein MFHVKQPEKASPKDSFGMDTPLARELADLSARRRVLESVSIDFSGDTRILTVSNQKGGVGKTTSAVNVASALAGLGAKVLVIDLDPQGNASTALGVPHNADTQSIYDVLIEELPLAEIVQQSPEDENLFCAPSTIHLAGAEIELVSQVAREHRLRSALGEYLDAHPMDFVIIDCPPSLGLLTINAFTAANEVFIPIQCEYYALEGLSQLLGSIQMIQKHLNPGLHLSTILLTMFDGRTRLAQQVADEVRTHFPDQVLDTVIPRSVRVSEAPSFGQTVIAYDGQSAGAVAYREAAVEIASRTATQSKEK; encoded by the coding sequence ATGTTTCACGTGAAACAGCCCGAAAAGGCATCACCGAAGGACTCCTTCGGGATGGATACGCCGCTCGCGCGGGAACTCGCCGATCTCTCAGCTCGCCGCCGAGTGCTCGAGTCAGTCAGCATCGACTTCAGCGGAGACACTCGCATCCTGACGGTCTCCAACCAGAAGGGCGGCGTCGGTAAGACGACCAGTGCAGTCAACGTCGCTTCAGCTCTGGCTGGACTCGGGGCGAAGGTCCTCGTGATCGACCTCGATCCGCAGGGAAACGCCTCCACGGCGCTGGGGGTCCCACACAACGCCGACACGCAGAGTATCTATGACGTCCTGATCGAGGAGCTTCCTCTCGCGGAGATCGTGCAGCAGAGCCCAGAAGATGAGAATCTCTTCTGCGCACCGAGCACGATTCACCTCGCTGGAGCCGAGATCGAACTCGTCTCACAGGTCGCACGCGAGCACCGTCTGCGCAGTGCCCTGGGGGAGTACCTCGACGCCCACCCGATGGACTTCGTGATCATCGACTGCCCGCCGTCTTTGGGCCTCCTCACGATCAACGCGTTCACCGCGGCGAACGAGGTCTTCATCCCGATCCAGTGCGAGTACTACGCGCTCGAGGGACTGAGCCAGCTTCTCGGCAGCATCCAGATGATCCAGAAGCACCTGAATCCGGGGCTCCACTTGTCCACGATCCTGCTGACCATGTTCGACGGACGCACGCGCTTGGCGCAGCAGGTCGCTGACGAGGTTCGCACCCACTTCCCCGACCAGGTGCTCGACACCGTCATCCCGCGCTCTGTGCGGGTGTCGGAGGCACCGAGTTTCGGTCAGACCGTGATCGCCTACGATGGGCAATCCGCCGGCGCTGTCGCCTATCGCGAAGCCGCTGTCGAGATCGCGTCGCGGACGGCGACGCAGAGCAAGGAGAAATGA
- a CDS encoding AAA family ATPase, with protein MVRVLITGMSGVGKSSLLEVLGEWGQFVIDTDYGDWKTSAGIWDARRMDEALAGHESVVVSGTAENQGQFYDRFDHVVLLSAPEEVIIERVQNRSTNPYGSSEEERAEIRGYLRSVEPLLRRGATVEIDATRPLLDIAREIVRLANAERST; from the coding sequence ATGGTTCGGGTACTCATCACAGGTATGTCGGGCGTGGGGAAGTCCAGTCTCCTCGAGGTGCTGGGGGAGTGGGGCCAGTTCGTGATCGATACGGACTACGGAGACTGGAAGACTTCAGCTGGGATCTGGGACGCGCGGCGTATGGACGAAGCCTTGGCGGGGCATGAAAGCGTCGTCGTGTCGGGGACCGCCGAGAACCAGGGCCAGTTCTACGATCGGTTCGATCATGTGGTGCTGCTCTCGGCGCCGGAGGAGGTGATCATCGAGCGGGTTCAGAACCGTTCGACGAACCCGTACGGATCGTCGGAAGAGGAACGTGCGGAGATCCGGGGCTATCTGCGATCGGTGGAACCACTCTTGCGTAGAGGTGCGACGGTCGAGATCGATGCCACTCGACCCCTGCTCGACATCGCGCGAGAGATCGTTCGGCTAGCGAACGCCGAACGTTCCACGTGA